A single genomic interval of Cucumis sativus cultivar 9930 chromosome 5, Cucumber_9930_V3, whole genome shotgun sequence harbors:
- the LOC105435443 gene encoding pEARLI1-like lipid transfer protein 1 → MASKATVSLAFLLALNLVFSSFVYAEADKKCPINALQLGVCAKLLGGVVDVEIGKTSCCPLIEGLVDLDAAVCLCTAVKAKVLGLNLNIPVDLSLILNGCNKKLVEGFTC, encoded by the coding sequence ATGGCTTCCAAAGCTACCGTCTCTCTTGCATTTCTCCTTGCTCTCAATCTTGTTTTCTCCTCCTTCGTTTACGCTGAGGCTGACAAGAAGTGCCCAATAAACGCTCTTCAGCTCGGTGTTTGTGCAAAATTGCTCGGGGGTGTTGTCGATGTCGAGATCGGCAAGACTTCTTGCTGCCCTTTGATCGAGGGCCTAGTTGATCTTGATGCTGCTGTGTGCCTTTGCACTGCTGTTAAAGCCAAAGTGTTGGGACTGAATCTCAACATTCCCGTCGACCTCTCCTTGATTCTCAATGGCTGCAATAAGAAACTTGTTGAGGGCTTCACAtgctaa